One part of the candidate division Zixibacteria bacterium HGW-Zixibacteria-1 genome encodes these proteins:
- a CDS encoding histidinol-phosphatase, producing the protein MIKSGGHYEYQGCIHIHTTASDGTKDLDEVAEIASSVNLDFILVADHMNLDYRFAAKEGYYNDTLVLIGYEHNDLEDCNHYLLFESDKVLPADMKPQEYVAEGARQGALGIIAHPDEIRPRVGKYPSYPWLAWDAVGFDSIEIWNQMSEWMEKLKPYNKIKMLFSPRRSMQAPTARILQIWDDLNLKKKISGVAGIDVHAYPLKLGPFRVIIFPYKVQYQSLRTHLLLPEKLSPDLAAARKQVYDTVRDCRLFISNFRWGDASGFEFTATDGSKTVASGGSLSDYNECLITVKAPDKATIRLIRNGKLQSETFGTKYEINPKERGLYRVELFKKKRGWIFSNHIRIGI; encoded by the coding sequence GTGATTAAATCGGGCGGACATTACGAATACCAGGGCTGTATTCATATTCATACCACGGCTTCCGACGGAACCAAAGATCTTGACGAAGTAGCCGAGATCGCTTCATCTGTCAACCTGGATTTTATTCTGGTGGCGGACCACATGAATCTCGATTATCGTTTTGCCGCCAAAGAGGGTTATTATAATGACACCCTGGTTCTGATAGGTTATGAACATAATGACCTCGAGGACTGCAATCATTACCTTCTTTTCGAATCGGATAAGGTCCTGCCCGCCGATATGAAACCGCAGGAATATGTCGCCGAAGGCGCCCGCCAGGGGGCCCTTGGCATCATTGCACATCCGGACGAAATCAGGCCACGGGTGGGGAAATACCCTTCATACCCATGGCTGGCCTGGGACGCGGTCGGCTTTGACAGCATCGAAATATGGAACCAGATGTCGGAATGGATGGAAAAGCTTAAACCTTACAATAAAATCAAAATGCTGTTTTCTCCCCGGCGGTCGATGCAGGCGCCTACCGCTCGGATTTTACAAATATGGGATGACTTGAATCTCAAGAAAAAAATATCCGGTGTGGCCGGAATCGATGTTCATGCCTATCCGCTCAAGCTGGGGCCTTTTCGGGTTATAATATTCCCATATAAGGTCCAGTATCAATCACTCCGGACTCATCTTCTTTTGCCGGAAAAATTATCCCCTGACCTGGCTGCAGCAAGAAAGCAGGTTTATGACACTGTCAGGGACTGCCGCCTTTTCATTTCGAATTTCCGATGGGGAGATGCTTCCGGTTTCGAATTCACGGCCACTGATGGATCAAAAACGGTGGCTTCAGGAGGCAGTCTGTCGGATTATAATGAGTGTCTCATTACGGTCAAAGCCCCCGATAAGGCCACAATTCGTCTGATTCGAAATGGAAAACTGCAATCTGAAACATTCGGCACCAAGTATGAGATAAATCCAAAAGAACGCGGCTTATATCGTGTCGAACTTTTCAAGAAAAAAAGGGGCTGGATCTTTTCCAATCACATCAGAATCGGAATCTGA